One part of the Pannonibacter sp. XCT-53 genome encodes these proteins:
- a CDS encoding DUF1467 family protein, translated as MSIPYALAVYFMMWWIVLFAILPFGVRTQEEEGQVVPGTVESAPARFRMLRTVGWTTAVTTLLFLGFLWLRQSGITLDDIPLPGPR; from the coding sequence ATGTCCATTCCCTATGCGCTCGCCGTCTACTTCATGATGTGGTGGATCGTGCTGTTCGCGATCCTGCCGTTCGGCGTGCGCACGCAGGAGGAGGAGGGGCAGGTGGTGCCCGGAACGGTCGAAAGCGCGCCGGCCCGCTTCCGCATGCTGCGGACCGTGGGCTGGACGACCGCAGTGACCACGCTGCTGTTCCTCGGGTTCCTCTGGTTGCGCCAGTCGGGCATCACGCTGGACGACATCCCGCTGCCTGGCCCGCGCTGA
- the mce gene encoding methylmalonyl-CoA epimerase — MIGRLNHVAIAVSDIDAATAVYRDTLGAEVSGKVAQTEHGVTTVFITLPNTKIELLEPLGENSPIARFLDKNPAGGIHHVCYEVEDILAARDQLVARGARVLGDGEPKIGAHGKPVLFLHPKDFLGTLTELEQA, encoded by the coding sequence ATGATCGGACGACTGAACCACGTGGCCATCGCCGTCTCTGATATCGATGCGGCAACGGCGGTCTATCGCGACACGCTCGGCGCCGAGGTGTCGGGCAAGGTGGCCCAGACCGAGCACGGCGTCACCACCGTGTTCATCACCCTGCCGAACACCAAGATCGAGTTGCTCGAGCCGCTCGGCGAGAACTCGCCGATCGCCCGGTTCCTGGATAAGAACCCGGCCGGCGGCATCCATCACGTCTGCTACGAGGTGGAGGACATCCTCGCGGCGCGCGACCAGCTCGTCGCCCGCGGTGCGCGCGTGCTTGGCGATGGCGAGCCGAAGATCGGCGCCCACGGCAAGCCGGTGCTGTTCCTGCACCCGAAGGACTTTCTTGGCACATTGACCGAGCTGGAGCAGGCCTGA
- a CDS encoding ribonuclease J, translating into MAEANEIVFLPLGGVGEIGMNLGLYGYGPEDDRSWLIVDCGVTFAGPDLPGIDLVLPDIRFLEAEKKRIVGMVITHAHEDHYGGLVHLWPQLRCKLYATPFTAGLIEAKVEGEPGAEEIPVTIVQQGQRLKIGPFDVEFVAMSHSIPEPCALALRFPEGMVLHTGDWKIDLKPGVGLPIDLERLAEIGREGVTALVCDSTNAYREGFSPSESDVAVELTRILKDAPYRVAVTTFSSNVARIRAIAEAAAASDRNLVVVGRSMRRVIQVAEELGYLDGLPPFLDEDSYGFLPREKAVLLCTGSQGEPRAALARIAAGEHRNIALSKGDMVIFSARTIPGNEKEVGAVVNGLASQGIRIVTDRDALVHVSGHPRRGELAELYRLLQPKVVVPVHGEPFHLAAHGEFAQSQGVQSVVIAGNGDVIRLFPGRAEVVDEAPFGITVVDGNVIGDPEVTGVKERRKLSFAGALVVSVVINRTGDLMDDPGVALFGVPETDAEGDPMDEIVRKAVVGALSGIPKARRKDTDLVSEAVRRAARSAVTEVWGKKTLCKVLVTRV; encoded by the coding sequence ATGGCTGAGGCCAACGAAATCGTCTTCCTGCCCCTGGGCGGGGTGGGCGAAATCGGCATGAACCTGGGCCTTTACGGCTATGGCCCGGAGGACGACCGCAGCTGGCTGATCGTGGATTGCGGCGTCACCTTCGCCGGTCCCGATCTGCCCGGCATCGATCTGGTGCTGCCCGACATCCGCTTCCTCGAGGCCGAGAAGAAGCGCATCGTCGGCATGGTCATCACCCATGCCCACGAAGATCATTACGGCGGTCTCGTCCACCTGTGGCCGCAGCTGCGCTGCAAGCTCTACGCGACGCCCTTCACGGCCGGGCTCATCGAGGCCAAGGTCGAGGGGGAGCCGGGCGCGGAAGAGATCCCGGTGACAATCGTCCAGCAGGGGCAGCGGCTGAAGATCGGGCCCTTCGACGTCGAGTTCGTCGCCATGTCGCATTCCATCCCGGAGCCTTGCGCGCTGGCGCTGCGGTTCCCCGAGGGCATGGTCCTGCACACGGGCGACTGGAAGATCGACCTGAAGCCCGGCGTCGGCCTTCCGATCGACCTGGAGCGGCTGGCGGAAATCGGCCGCGAGGGGGTGACCGCGCTCGTCTGCGACAGCACCAACGCCTACCGCGAGGGCTTCAGCCCGAGCGAGTCGGATGTGGCCGTCGAGCTGACTCGAATTCTCAAGGACGCTCCGTATCGCGTTGCTGTCACGACCTTTTCGTCCAACGTGGCCCGCATCCGCGCCATTGCCGAGGCGGCGGCTGCCTCGGATCGCAATCTCGTTGTCGTGGGGCGCTCGATGCGGCGGGTCATCCAGGTGGCCGAAGAGCTTGGCTATCTCGACGGTCTGCCGCCGTTCCTCGACGAGGACAGCTACGGCTTTTTGCCGCGAGAGAAGGCCGTGCTGCTCTGCACCGGGTCCCAGGGCGAGCCGCGCGCGGCGCTGGCCCGCATCGCAGCCGGGGAACACCGCAACATCGCCCTGTCCAAGGGCGACATGGTGATCTTCTCGGCCCGCACCATCCCTGGCAACGAGAAGGAAGTGGGGGCCGTGGTCAACGGGCTGGCAAGCCAGGGCATCCGCATCGTCACCGACCGGGATGCGCTGGTGCATGTCTCGGGCCATCCGCGCCGCGGCGAGCTGGCCGAGCTGTACCGCCTCCTTCAGCCAAAGGTGGTGGTTCCCGTGCACGGGGAACCGTTCCATCTTGCCGCCCATGGCGAGTTTGCGCAGAGCCAGGGCGTCCAGTCGGTCGTCATCGCCGGCAACGGCGATGTCATCCGGCTGTTCCCGGGCCGTGCCGAGGTCGTGGACGAGGCGCCGTTCGGCATCACGGTCGTGGATGGCAATGTCATCGGTGACCCGGAGGTCACGGGTGTGAAGGAGCGGCGGAAGCTGTCCTTTGCCGGTGCCCTCGTGGTCTCCGTCGTGATCAACCGGACGGGCGACCTGATGGACGATCCCGGCGTGGCCCTGTTCGGCGTGCCCGAGACCGATGCCGAGGGCGATCCGATGGACGAGATCGTCCGTAAGGCGGTCGTCGGGGCGCTGTCGGGCATTCCGAAGGCGCGGCGCAAGGACACGGACCTGGTCAGCGAGGCGGTGCGTCGCGCGGCCCGGTCTGCTGTCACCGAGGTGTGGGGCAAAAAGACGCTCTGCAAGGTGCTCGTCACCCGTGTATGA
- a CDS encoding biotin--[acetyl-CoA-carboxylase] ligase → MSALLAFGPVPQAPGFRFERHAALPSTNSAAMEAARAGQGDRLWVLADQQTAGRGRRGRSWSSPVGNLFASVLLIDPGPRARIGELPLVAAVALADAVDRAVGAFGLARLKWPNDLLVGEAKLSGILLEAEPLADGRLAVVCGFGVNCVTHPDPEHYAATDLAALGYRVEAEGMFACLAASLAHWLDTWSRSGFAPVRSAWLQRALRLGEEITVRLPAEELVGRFKDIDPRGQLVLALAGGQTRTISAGDVFFGPRPER, encoded by the coding sequence ATGTCGGCTTTGCTGGCTTTCGGCCCGGTGCCCCAGGCACCGGGCTTCCGCTTTGAAAGGCATGCGGCGTTGCCCTCCACCAACAGCGCTGCCATGGAGGCGGCGCGGGCAGGGCAGGGCGATCGCCTCTGGGTCCTGGCCGACCAGCAGACGGCCGGGCGCGGCCGTCGCGGCCGCAGCTGGAGCTCGCCGGTCGGCAACCTGTTTGCGAGCGTCCTGCTGATCGACCCGGGCCCGCGGGCGCGTATAGGAGAGTTGCCGCTGGTCGCGGCCGTCGCGCTCGCCGATGCGGTCGACCGGGCGGTGGGGGCCTTCGGCCTCGCCCGGCTCAAGTGGCCGAACGACCTTCTGGTCGGCGAGGCCAAGCTGTCGGGCATCCTGCTGGAGGCCGAACCGCTGGCGGATGGACGTCTGGCCGTGGTCTGCGGCTTCGGCGTCAACTGCGTCACGCATCCGGATCCGGAGCATTATGCCGCAACCGACCTGGCGGCCCTGGGCTACCGGGTCGAGGCCGAGGGCATGTTCGCCTGCCTTGCAGCGAGCCTTGCGCACTGGCTCGACACGTGGAGCAGGTCCGGCTTCGCGCCGGTTCGCAGCGCGTGGCTGCAGCGGGCACTGCGGCTCGGCGAGGAGATCACGGTCCGCCTGCCGGCCGAAGAGCTTGTCGGCCGGTTCAAGGACATCGACCCGCGCGGCCAGCTCGTGCTGGCGCTTGCCGGCGGGCAGACCCGTACAATTTCTGCCGGAGACGTGTTCTTCGGCCCCCGCCCGGAGCGCTGA
- the nuoN gene encoding NADH-quinone oxidoreductase subunit NuoN, giving the protein MTEYTQLPDLLPVLPEIFLAVGALALLMIGVFGGQRISFLVNGMAMGLIAATALFVMPYGAQLGVTFHGAFVLDSFAYYLKLLVLVGSFFAIAMSWAYARSQNFDKFEYPVLILLATVGMMLMLSANDLIALYLGLELQSLALYVVAAINRDNVRSTEAGLKYFVLGALSSGMLLYGMSLVYGFTGNVGFPQIAEVLTRDGASLGLIFGLVFMLAGLAFKISAVPFHMWTPDVYEGAPTPVTAFFAAAPKIAAMGLLVRVVIDVFQPVTHEWQQIIVFVAIASMALGAFAAIGQTNIKRLMAYSSIGHMGYALVGLAAGTENGVDGVLFYMTAYLAMTLGAFACILSMRRKDGMVEEIADLSGLWRTNLPMAILLAFILWSLAGIPPFVGFWGKWYVFSAAVEAGLYPLAIIGVVASVIGAYYYLRVIKVMFFDEPAEKFEAMPVELKVVLGLSSLFVIFYIVLPQPITEATAVAAKSLF; this is encoded by the coding sequence ATGACTGAATACACCCAGTTGCCCGACCTTCTGCCCGTGCTGCCGGAGATCTTTCTGGCGGTGGGCGCCCTTGCCCTCCTGATGATCGGCGTGTTCGGCGGTCAGCGCATCAGCTTCCTGGTCAACGGCATGGCGATGGGCCTCATCGCCGCCACGGCCCTGTTCGTGATGCCGTACGGCGCCCAGCTCGGGGTTACCTTCCACGGGGCCTTCGTGCTCGACAGCTTCGCCTATTACCTGAAGCTGCTCGTGCTGGTCGGGTCCTTCTTCGCCATCGCCATGTCCTGGGCTTATGCCCGCAGCCAGAACTTCGACAAGTTCGAGTATCCGGTTCTGATCCTGCTGGCGACGGTCGGCATGATGCTGATGCTGTCGGCCAACGACCTGATCGCGCTCTATCTCGGTCTCGAGCTGCAGAGCTTGGCGCTCTACGTCGTCGCCGCGATCAACCGCGACAACGTGCGGTCGACCGAGGCCGGCCTGAAGTACTTCGTCCTCGGCGCGCTGTCCTCGGGCATGCTGCTGTACGGCATGTCGCTGGTCTATGGCTTCACCGGCAACGTCGGCTTCCCGCAGATCGCCGAGGTCCTGACCCGCGACGGCGCCTCGCTCGGCCTGATCTTCGGTCTGGTGTTCATGCTGGCCGGCCTTGCCTTCAAGATTTCCGCCGTTCCGTTCCACATGTGGACGCCGGACGTCTATGAAGGCGCGCCGACCCCGGTCACGGCCTTCTTCGCGGCGGCGCCGAAGATCGCGGCCATGGGCCTGCTCGTGCGCGTCGTCATCGACGTGTTCCAGCCGGTCACGCACGAGTGGCAGCAGATCATCGTCTTCGTCGCCATCGCCTCCATGGCGCTGGGTGCCTTTGCCGCCATTGGCCAGACCAACATCAAGCGCCTGATGGCCTATTCCTCGATCGGTCACATGGGCTACGCCCTGGTTGGCCTGGCCGCCGGCACGGAGAACGGCGTCGATGGCGTCCTGTTCTACATGACCGCCTATCTGGCCATGACGCTCGGTGCCTTCGCCTGCATCCTGTCGATGCGGCGCAAGGACGGCATGGTCGAGGAGATTGCCGACCTCTCCGGCCTGTGGCGCACCAACCTGCCGATGGCGATCCTGCTCGCCTTCATCCTGTGGTCGCTCGCCGGCATCCCGCCCTTCGTCGGGTTCTGGGGCAAGTGGTATGTGTTCTCGGCCGCTGTCGAGGCCGGGCTCTATCCGCTCGCCATCATCGGCGTGGTGGCCTCGGTGATCGGTGCCTACTATTACCTGCGGGTGATCAAGGTGATGTTCTTCGACGAGCCGGCCGAGAAGTTCGAGGCCATGCCGGTCGAGCTGAAGGTTGTCCTTGGTCTGTCCAGCCTGTTCGTGATCTTCTACATCGTGCTGCCGCAGCCGATCACGGAAGCCACGGCGGTCGCGGCCAAGAGCCTGTTCTGA
- a CDS encoding NADH-quinone oxidoreductase subunit M, with amino-acid sequence MIDWPILTTTTFLPLAGVLAILLVPGDDDGAKRNIRMVALVTTVFTFVLSLFIWGAFDYSNPGYQLVETQEWLGGNISYKMGVDGISMLFVILTTFLMPFCILASWESVQKRVKEYMIAFLVLETLMIGVFCALDLVLFYVFFEASLLPMFLIIGIWGGKRRVYASYKFFLYTLLGSVLMLIAIMAMYWNAGTTDIVALQKHSFAADMQTWLWLAFFASFAVKMPMWPVHTWLPDAHVEAPTAGSVLLAAILLKMGGYGFLRFSLPMFPIASDLFAPMVFTLSIIAIIYTSLVALVQEDIKKLIAYSSVAHMGYVTMGIFTMTEQGIQGALFQMLSHGIVSGALFLCVGVIYDRMHTREISAYGGLVNRMPFYAVAFLIFTMANVGLPGTSGFVGEFLTLLGAFEVNTWVALFATTGVVLSAAYALYLYRRVVFGALDKESLKSITDLSLREQVILVPLIILTILFGFYPMPILDVTQASVDALITNYQAAIEAAGQAVHAAAPAVAH; translated from the coding sequence ATGATCGATTGGCCGATCCTGACGACCACCACCTTCCTGCCGCTGGCAGGTGTGCTGGCCATCCTCCTGGTGCCGGGAGATGACGACGGCGCCAAGCGCAACATCCGCATGGTTGCGCTGGTCACGACCGTCTTCACCTTCGTGCTGTCGCTCTTCATCTGGGGTGCCTTCGACTATTCCAACCCGGGCTACCAGCTCGTGGAAACCCAGGAATGGCTTGGCGGCAACATCTCCTACAAGATGGGCGTCGACGGCATCTCGATGCTGTTCGTGATCCTCACGACCTTCCTGATGCCGTTCTGCATCCTCGCCTCCTGGGAGAGCGTGCAGAAGCGCGTCAAGGAATACATGATCGCCTTCCTCGTGCTGGAAACGCTGATGATCGGCGTGTTCTGCGCGCTGGACCTGGTGCTCTTCTACGTGTTCTTCGAGGCGAGCCTGCTGCCGATGTTCCTCATCATCGGCATCTGGGGCGGCAAGCGGCGCGTCTATGCCAGCTACAAGTTCTTCCTGTACACGCTGCTCGGCTCCGTGCTGATGCTGATCGCCATCATGGCCATGTATTGGAATGCCGGCACCACCGACATCGTCGCGCTGCAGAAGCACAGCTTTGCGGCCGACATGCAGACCTGGCTCTGGCTTGCCTTCTTTGCCAGCTTCGCGGTGAAGATGCCGATGTGGCCGGTGCACACCTGGCTGCCGGATGCGCACGTGGAAGCCCCCACCGCAGGCTCCGTCCTGCTGGCGGCGATCTTGCTGAAAATGGGCGGCTACGGCTTCCTGCGCTTCTCGCTGCCGATGTTCCCCATCGCCAGCGACCTGTTCGCGCCGATGGTCTTCACCCTGTCGATCATTGCCATCATCTACACCTCGCTGGTGGCGCTGGTTCAGGAAGACATCAAGAAGCTCATTGCCTATTCCTCCGTCGCCCACATGGGCTACGTGACCATGGGCATCTTCACGATGACGGAGCAGGGCATCCAGGGCGCGCTGTTCCAGATGCTGTCGCACGGCATTGTCTCGGGCGCGCTGTTCCTCTGCGTCGGCGTGATCTATGACCGCATGCACACCCGCGAGATCTCGGCCTATGGCGGTCTGGTCAACCGGATGCCGTTCTATGCCGTCGCCTTCCTCATCTTCACGATGGCGAATGTCGGCCTGCCGGGTACCAGCGGCTTCGTCGGCGAGTTCCTGACGCTCCTCGGCGCGTTCGAGGTCAACACCTGGGTGGCGCTCTTTGCCACCACCGGCGTGGTCCTGTCGGCGGCCTATGCGCTCTACCTCTACCGCCGCGTCGTCTTCGGGGCTCTCGACAAGGAAAGCCTGAAGTCGATCACCGACCTGTCGCTGCGCGAGCAGGTGATCCTGGTGCCGCTGATCATCCTCACCATCCTGTTCGGCTTCTACCCGATGCCGATCCTGGACGTGACGCAGGCCTCGGTCGACGCGCTCATCACCAACTATCAGGCCGCGATAGAGGCAGCCGGCCAGGCCGTCCATGCCGCGGCCCCGGCTGTGGCCCATTGA
- the nuoL gene encoding NADH-quinone oxidoreductase subunit L: MYQAIVFLPLIGFLIAGLFGRAIGHTASELVTTTLVVISAVLSWVAFFQIGYGETALVQVEILRWITSGALDVAWSLRIDTLTVVMLVVVNSVSALVHIYSIGYMHDDPHRSRFFAYLSLFTFAMLSLVTADNLLQMFFGWEGVGLASYLLIGFWYQKSSANAAAMKAFVVNRVGDFGFALGIFGVFVMFDTINLSAIFANAPAVVGAVAHGTEAAAGAHGPAVLDFLGYSLDAGTAMTVVCLLLFMGAMGKSAQFLLHTWLPDAMEGPTPVSALIHAATMVTAGVFMVARLSPLFELSHTALTVVTFFGATTALFAATVGLVQNDIKRVIAYSTCSQLGYMFVALGVGAYSVGVFHLFTHAFFKALLFLCAGSVIHAVSGEQDMRRMGGLRKHIPVTYWTMMIGTLALTGVGIPLTYIGFAGFISKDAVIEAAFAGHNAASQYAFWLTVAAAGLTSFYSWRLTFLTFHGKPRAPVDVMKHVHESPMVMLVPLFILSVGAIAAGMAFKAPFFGDGYDAFWKGALFTGPDNHILHALHDVPKWVKVSPFVMMATGFIVAWYFYIRSPETPKRLAAEHEGLYKFLLNKWYIDELYDWIFVRPAMWLGRTLWKKGDGVVIDGCGPDGVAARVQNVTTWVVRLQTGYLYHYAFAMLIGVAALVTWSMFSGVSTGGGAH, from the coding sequence TTGTATCAGGCAATCGTCTTCCTGCCCCTGATCGGCTTCCTGATCGCGGGCCTCTTCGGCCGCGCGATCGGCCATACGGCCAGCGAGCTCGTCACCACGACGCTCGTGGTCATCTCGGCCGTGCTGTCCTGGGTGGCGTTCTTCCAGATCGGCTACGGCGAGACCGCGCTGGTCCAGGTCGAGATTCTGCGCTGGATCACCTCCGGCGCGCTCGACGTGGCCTGGTCGCTGCGCATCGACACGCTGACCGTGGTCATGCTGGTGGTGGTCAACAGCGTCTCGGCGCTGGTGCACATCTACTCCATCGGCTACATGCACGATGACCCGCACCGGTCGCGCTTCTTCGCCTACCTGTCGCTCTTCACCTTCGCGATGCTGTCGCTCGTGACGGCCGACAACCTGCTGCAGATGTTCTTCGGCTGGGAAGGCGTGGGTCTGGCCTCCTACCTGCTGATCGGCTTCTGGTACCAGAAGTCCTCGGCCAATGCCGCCGCCATGAAGGCCTTCGTGGTCAACCGCGTCGGCGACTTCGGCTTTGCGCTCGGCATCTTCGGCGTCTTCGTGATGTTCGACACGATCAACCTGTCGGCCATCTTCGCCAATGCGCCCGCCGTCGTCGGCGCCGTGGCGCATGGCACGGAGGCTGCTGCCGGCGCCCATGGTCCGGCCGTGCTGGACTTCCTCGGCTACAGCCTTGATGCCGGCACCGCGATGACCGTCGTCTGCCTGCTGCTGTTCATGGGGGCAATGGGCAAGTCGGCCCAGTTCCTGCTGCACACCTGGCTGCCGGACGCGATGGAGGGCCCGACGCCGGTCTCCGCGCTCATCCATGCGGCCACGATGGTGACCGCCGGCGTGTTCATGGTCGCGCGCCTGTCGCCGCTGTTCGAGCTGTCGCACACCGCCCTGACGGTCGTCACCTTCTTCGGTGCCACGACGGCCCTGTTCGCCGCGACCGTCGGTCTCGTCCAGAACGACATCAAGCGCGTGATCGCCTACTCGACCTGCTCGCAGCTCGGCTACATGTTCGTCGCCCTTGGCGTCGGCGCCTACTCGGTCGGCGTGTTCCACCTGTTCACCCATGCCTTCTTCAAGGCGCTCCTGTTCCTGTGCGCCGGGTCGGTCATCCACGCGGTGTCGGGCGAGCAGGACATGCGTCGGATGGGCGGCCTGCGCAAGCACATCCCCGTCACCTACTGGACGATGATGATCGGCACCCTGGCCCTGACCGGTGTGGGCATTCCGCTCACCTATATCGGGTTCGCCGGGTTCATTTCCAAGGATGCGGTGATCGAGGCAGCCTTTGCCGGTCACAACGCGGCGTCGCAGTATGCCTTCTGGCTCACCGTTGCTGCCGCCGGCCTGACGTCCTTCTATTCCTGGCGTCTGACCTTCCTGACCTTCCACGGCAAGCCGCGCGCGCCTGTCGACGTGATGAAGCACGTGCACGAGTCGCCGATGGTGATGCTTGTCCCGCTGTTCATCCTGTCGGTGGGGGCGATTGCCGCGGGCATGGCCTTCAAGGCACCCTTCTTCGGCGACGGTTATGATGCCTTCTGGAAGGGGGCCCTGTTCACCGGTCCGGACAACCACATCCTGCATGCCCTGCATGACGTGCCGAAGTGGGTCAAGGTCTCGCCCTTCGTGATGATGGCCACCGGCTTCATCGTGGCATGGTACTTCTACATCCGCTCGCCGGAGACGCCCAAGCGCCTCGCCGCCGAGCACGAGGGGCTCTACAAGTTCCTCCTCAACAAGTGGTACATCGACGAGCTCTACGACTGGATCTTCGTCCGCCCGGCGATGTGGCTCGGCCGCACGCTGTGGAAGAAGGGGGATGGCGTCGTCATTGACGGCTGCGGTCCGGACGGCGTGGCCGCCCGCGTCCAGAACGTCACCACCTGGGTCGTGCGGCTGCAGACCGGGTACCTCTACCACTATGCCTTTGCGATGCTGATCGGTGTGGCGGCGCTCGTCACCTGGTCGATGTTCTCCGGTGTTTCGACCGGCGGGGGAGCGCACTGA
- the nuoK gene encoding NADH-quinone oxidoreductase subunit NuoK, producing the protein MEIGLSHYLSVAAILFTIGIFGIFLNRKNVIVILMSVELILLAVNINFVAFSSFLGDLMGQIFTMLVLTVAAAEAAIGLAILVVFHRNRGSIAVEDVNMMKG; encoded by the coding sequence ATGGAAATCGGTCTGTCGCACTACCTGTCGGTCGCGGCCATCCTGTTCACGATCGGGATCTTCGGGATCTTCCTGAACCGGAAAAACGTGATTGTCATCCTGATGTCGGTCGAGCTCATCCTGCTCGCCGTCAACATCAACTTCGTCGCCTTTTCGTCGTTCCTCGGCGACCTCATGGGCCAGATCTTCACGATGCTCGTCTTGACCGTCGCGGCCGCCGAGGCGGCCATCGGTCTCGCCATCCTGGTCGTGTTCCACCGCAACCGCGGCTCGATCGCCGTGGAAGACGTCAACATGATGAAGGGGTGA
- a CDS encoding NADH-quinone oxidoreductase subunit J: MILKALFFYLFAGVTVASAFMVIASRNPVHSVLFLILAFVNSAGLFILLGAEYLAMLLIVVYVGAVAVLFLFVVMMLDVDFVELRQGFLQYMPVGALVGFIMLVELLMGLGAWVIAPELLGHRSEPTPSLDQVSNIEAIGQVLYTKYIFFFQTAGLVLLVAMIGAIVLTLRHKDGVKRQDIAKQVARNKDSAIEIRKVEPGKGI, encoded by the coding sequence ATGATCCTGAAAGCCCTTTTCTTCTATCTGTTTGCCGGCGTGACCGTGGCATCGGCCTTCATGGTCATCGCCTCGCGCAATCCGGTTCACTCGGTCCTGTTCCTGATCCTGGCCTTCGTCAACTCCGCCGGGCTGTTCATCCTGCTCGGGGCCGAGTACCTGGCGATGCTGCTGATCGTGGTCTACGTCGGTGCGGTCGCGGTGCTCTTCCTCTTCGTGGTGATGATGCTGGACGTGGACTTCGTCGAGCTGCGTCAGGGCTTCCTGCAGTACATGCCGGTCGGGGCTCTCGTGGGCTTCATCATGCTGGTCGAGCTGCTGATGGGTCTCGGCGCCTGGGTGATCGCGCCCGAGCTGCTTGGACACCGGTCCGAGCCGACGCCGTCGCTGGACCAGGTGAGCAACATCGAGGCCATCGGCCAGGTGCTCTACACCAAGTACATCTTCTTCTTCCAGACCGCCGGCCTCGTGCTGCTGGTCGCCATGATCGGGGCCATCGTGCTGACCCTGCGCCACAAGGACGGCGTCAAGCGTCAGGACATCGCGAAGCAGGTCGCGCGCAACAAGGACAGCGCGATCGAGATCCGCAAGGTGGAACCGGGCAAGGGTATCTGA
- the nuoI gene encoding NADH-quinone oxidoreductase subunit NuoI, with the protein MGLDQAAKSLFLKEFVSAFFLAMRYFFKPKPTVNYPFEKGPVSPRFRGEHALRRYPNGEERCIACKLCEAICPAQAITIEAGPRRNDGTRRTTRYDIDMVKCIYCGFCQEACPVDAIVEGPNFEFATETREELYYSKEKLLANGDRWEREIARNIAMDAPYR; encoded by the coding sequence ATGGGACTTGATCAGGCCGCTAAATCGCTCTTCTTGAAGGAATTCGTGTCGGCGTTCTTTCTCGCCATGCGCTATTTCTTCAAGCCGAAACCGACGGTGAACTATCCCTTCGAGAAGGGCCCGGTGAGCCCGCGCTTCCGCGGCGAGCATGCCCTGCGGCGCTATCCCAACGGGGAAGAGCGCTGCATCGCCTGCAAGCTCTGCGAGGCGATCTGCCCGGCGCAGGCCATCACCATCGAGGCGGGTCCGCGCCGCAATGACGGCACCCGCCGCACCACCCGTTATGACATTGACATGGTCAAGTGCATCTACTGCGGCTTCTGCCAGGAAGCCTGCCCGGTGGATGCCATCGTCGAGGGGCCGAACTTCGAGTTCGCCACCGAGACGCGCGAGGAGCTCTACTATTCCAAGGAAAAGCTCCTGGCCAACGGCGACCGCTGGGAACGCGAGATCGCCCGCAACATCGCAATGGACGCGCCCTACCGCTGA
- the nuoH gene encoding NADH-quinone oxidoreductase subunit NuoH: protein MSEFMTTYGWPFLWMALQSVVLLVVLLVVIAYILYADRKIWAAVQIRRGPNVVGPWGLFQSFADLLKFVLKEPVIPAGSNKGLFLLAPLITVLLALSAWAVVPVAEGWVIADINVGILYIFAISSLGVYGIIMGGWASNSKYPFLSALRSAAQMVSYEVSIGFVIVTVLLCAGSLNLTEIVNAQKTGLATYLGVPWLSILNWYWLPLLPMFVVFFISALAETNRPPFDLAEAESELVAGFMVEYGSTPYMMFMLGEYVAIALMCAMMTILFMGGWLPPLDIPPFTWVPGIVWFTLKALLVFFMFAMVKAMVPRYRYDQLMRLGWKVFLPLSLFMVVLVAGVLQLTGWAP from the coding sequence ATGTCGGAGTTTATGACGACCTACGGCTGGCCTTTCCTCTGGATGGCGCTGCAGAGCGTGGTTCTGCTCGTCGTGCTGCTGGTGGTGATCGCCTACATCCTCTACGCCGACCGCAAGATCTGGGCGGCGGTGCAGATCCGCCGTGGCCCCAACGTGGTGGGGCCCTGGGGTCTGTTCCAGTCCTTTGCCGACCTTCTGAAGTTCGTGCTGAAGGAGCCGGTCATTCCGGCCGGGTCCAACAAGGGCCTGTTCCTGCTGGCGCCCCTGATCACCGTGCTGCTGGCGCTCAGCGCCTGGGCCGTGGTTCCGGTGGCCGAGGGCTGGGTGATCGCCGACATCAACGTCGGCATCCTCTACATCTTCGCGATCTCGTCCCTCGGCGTCTACGGCATCATCATGGGTGGCTGGGCGTCGAACTCGAAGTATCCGTTCCTGTCGGCGCTGCGCTCGGCCGCGCAGATGGTGTCCTACGAGGTCTCCATCGGCTTCGTCATCGTCACCGTGCTGCTGTGTGCCGGGTCGCTGAACCTGACCGAGATCGTCAATGCCCAGAAGACGGGCCTTGCGACGTATCTCGGCGTGCCGTGGCTCTCGATCCTGAACTGGTACTGGCTGCCGCTGCTGCCGATGTTCGTCGTGTTCTTCATCTCGGCGCTTGCCGAGACGAACCGGCCGCCGTTCGATCTGGCGGAGGCGGAGTCCGAGCTTGTGGCCGGCTTCATGGTCGAGTACGGCTCGACCCCGTACATGATGTTCATGCTGGGCGAGTATGTTGCCATCGCGCTGATGTGCGCGATGATGACGATCCTCTTCATGGGGGGCTGGCTGCCGCCGCTCGACATTCCGCCCTTCACCTGGGTCCCGGGCATCGTCTGGTTCACGCTCAAGGCGCTCCTCGTCTTCTTCATGTTCGCCATGGTGAAGGCAATGGTCCCGCGCTACCGCTACGACCAGCTGATGCGTCTGGGCTGGAAGGTGTTCCTGCCGCTGTCGCTGTTCATGGTGGTCCTGGTGGCCGGCGTGCTGCAGCTGACGGGCTGGGCACCGTAA